A stretch of the Hippocampus zosterae strain Florida chromosome 16, ASM2543408v3, whole genome shotgun sequence genome encodes the following:
- the synj1 gene encoding synaptojanin-1 isoform X1: MAFSKGYRIYHKLDPPPYSVIVETRGREECLMFESGAVAVLSAAEKEAIKNTYSKIVDAYGILGVLRLNLGDSMLHSLVVVTGCSSVGKVQESEVFRVTQTDFVSLKNDPGDEERIGEVRKVLNSGHFYFAWSASGVSMDLSLNARRRILEDTTDNRFFWNQSLHLHLKHYGVNCDDWLLRLMCGGVEIRTIYAGHKQAKACIFSRLSSERAGTRFNVRGTNDDGQVANFVETEQAIFLDDRVSSFIQIRGSIPLFWEQPGIQKKSLKGVLWHLNDNRQASRRDDNPHLVGSHRVKLSRGFEANAPAFERHFTALKSLYGKQVIINLLGSKEGEHMLSKAFQSHLKASEHAASVKMVNFDYHQNVRGGKADKLHSVLKPQLANFVEECGFFYYSGEMGIARSQGGTIRTNCLDCLDRTNSVQAFFALEMLAKQLEEMGLTEKPQLVARFQEVFRTMWSANGDSVSKIYAGTGALDGKAKGGKLKDGARSVTRTIQNNFFDSSKQEAIDILRLGSTLNSDLADKARALLTTSSLYVTEPVLQSASPRVLLGMCQNHRKYTRPKQIRVCVGTWNVNGGKQFRSIAFRNQTLNDWLLDAPKIAGHPEFQDGKADPVDIFAIGFEEMVELNAGNIVSASTTNQKLWAAELQKNISRDHKYVLLASEQLVGVCLFVFIRPQHAPFIRDVAVDTVKTGMGGATGNKGGVAIRLLFHTTSICFVCSHFAAGQSQVKERNDDYNEITRRLSFPMGRLLYSHDYVFWCGDFNYRINLPNEEVKELIRQQNWDALTAGDQLFDQKNAGTVFRGFIEGKLDFAPTYKYDLFSEDYDTSEKCRTPAWTDRILWKRRKWNFNKTAEEMNVVGATSAENEDDADCPWSPGTLKYYGRAELKTSDHRPVVAVMDVDILEVDPEARHQVYKDVIALQGPPDGTVLVSLCSSGPDDYFDDALIDELLDKFANFGEVILIRFVEEKMWVTFLEGYSALAALSLSASTVLGKVLDIRLKSPGWIKSLEEEMSAERICGGIPASASSTLLAEDAAMGDDDDYDMEGDVDEEVEAVLPQHLQPGAGWSPQPSPGASPCASPTHGEAAPPVRPGRAAQPARPTQGPPVDLQPGAPPSQGLEPKRAPPPRPNAPPARPMPPQRPPPPSGRGPLAAGAPTAGGTSRPNLPARAGVISVPPQARPSPPPHPGAPRPAPDVHPGAPRPNADTHPGAPRPVPAQAADLSLGPALPTAPPVARPSVPAPAQPQPAGPAQPQLPPPMLPTPAAAPAQTLASPKPPPRSRSHHALPSDAAKGDSATQTNGLNGVRSKPKAPDALDFPPWQQSSRSLTRGSSLRTPPSVPASSPSFMSAALLPPPPAMPRSRSQETLRSSPNPFSAEPLPARPCSTNPFTGRRDWAPPVPAAVAQQRLSRGASLITPSSVTRAVPPPRRQPPNWVTFNDDFPLPAAKPPGPAAVAEPDWLTEAAAPSAPREFNLFPEPDWFTPSPAFNAHRAKTLPPAATLLPEPDWLSAIPTLPPPPVPSRSGAAVPKHPDRSGPGCLLFAREPTER, from the exons ATGGCCTTCAGCAAAGGTTATCGCATCTACCACAAGCTGGACCCGCCCCCTTACAGCGTCATCGTGGAGACGCGCGGCCGGGAAGAATGCCTCATGTTTGAATCGGGGGCCGTCGCCGTCCTCT CGGCGGCCGAGAAGGAGGCCATAAAAAACACGTATTCCAAGATTGTGGACGCCTACGGGATCttgggtgtcctccgcctcaaCTTGG GCGACTCCATGCTCCACAGCCTGGTGGTGGTGACGGGCTGCAGCTCGGTGGGCAAAGTGCAGGAGTCGGAGGTGTTCCGCGTGACGCAGACGGACTTTGTGTCCCTGAAGAACGACCCCGGTGATGAGGAGCGCATCGGCGAGGTGCGCAAGGTGCTCAACTCGGGTCACTTCTACTTTGCCTGGTCCGCCTCGGGCGTCAGCATGGACCTCAGCCTCAACGCGCGCCGGCGCATCCTGGAGGACACCACGGACAACCGCTTCTTCTG GAACCAGTCCCTGCACCTGCACCTGAAGCACTACGGCGTCAACTGCGACGACTGGCTGCTGCGGCTGATGTGCGGCGGCGTGGAGATCCGCACCATCTACGCCGGACACAAGCAGGCCAAGGCGTGCATCTTCTCGCGCCTCAGCTCGGAGCGGGCCGGCACGCGCTTCAACGTGCGCGGCACCAACGACGACGGGCAGGTGGCCAACTTTGTGGAGACGGAGCAG GCCATCTTCCTGGATGACAGAGTGTCGTCTTTCATCCAGATCCGCGGCTCCATCCCGCTGTTTTGGGAGCAGCCGGGCATCCAG AAAAAGTCCCTTAAGGGGGTTTTGTGGCACCTGAACGACAATCGGCAAGCCAGTCGACGCGATGACAACCCGCATTTG GTCGGCTCGCACCGCGTCAAACTCTCCCGAGGATTTGAAGCCAACGCGCCGGCCTTCGAAAG ACACTTCACTGCCCTGAAGAGCTTGTACGGCAAACAAGTGATCATCAATCTGCTCGGCAGTAAGGAAGGAGAACACATGCTCAGCAAAGCCTTTCAA AGTCACTTGAAAGCGTCGGAGCACGCCGCGTCCGTCAAGATGGTCAACTTTGACTACCACCAGAACGTGCGCGGCGGAAAGGCGGACAAGCTGCACAGCGTGCTCAAGCCGCAGCTGGCCAACTTTGTGGAGGAGTGCGGCTTCTTCTACTACTCGGGAGAGATGGGCATCgccag GAGTCAGGGCGGCACCATCAGGACAAACTGCCTGGACTGTTTGGACAGAACTAACAGCGTCCAAGCCTTCTTTGCCCTGGAG ATGCTGGCCAAGCAGCTGGAGGAAATGGGCCTGACGGAGAAACCTCAGCTGGTGGCCCGCTTCCAGGAGGTGTTCAGGACCATGTGGTCGGCCAACGGCGACTCGGTCAGCAAGATCTACGCGGGCACCGGCGCCCTGGACGGCAAGGCCAAG GGGGGGAAGCTGAAAGACGGCGCTCGCTCGGTGACCAGGACCATCCAGAACAACTTCTTCGACAGCTCCAAGCAGGAGGCCATCGACATCCTGCGCCTGGGCTCCACGCTCAACAGCGACCTGGCCGACAAAGCGCGGGCCTTGCTCACCACCTCCAGCCTCTACG TCACTGAGCCCGTCTTGCAGTCAG CCTCCCCCAGGGTGCTGCTGGGCATGTGCCAGAACCACCGCAAGTACACGCGGCCCAAGCAGATCCGAGTGTGCGTGGGCACGTGGAACGTCAACGGCGGCAAGCAGTTCCGCAGCATCGCCTTCCGCAACCAGACGCTCAACGACTGGCTGCTGGACGCCCCCAAGATCGCCGGGCACCCCGAGTTCCAag ACGGCAAAGCCGACCCCGTTGATATTTTTGCCATCGGCTTTGAGGAAATGGTGGAGCTGAACGCCGGAAACATCGTCAGCGCCAG CACCACCAACCAGAAGCTGTGGGCCGCCGAGCTGCAGAAGAACATCTCGCGGGACCACAAGTACGTGCTGCTGGCGTCAGAGCAGCTGGTGGGCGTGTGCTTGTTCGTCTTCATCCGCCCGCAGCACGCGCCCTTCATTAG GGACGTGGCGGTGGACACGGTGAAAACGGGCATGGGCGGCGCCACGGGCAACAAAGGGGGCGTGGCCATCCGCCTGCTCTTCCACACCACCAGCATCTGCTTCGTGTGCTCGCATTTCGCCGCGGGACAGTCGCAGGTCAAGGAGAGGAACGACGACTACAACGAGATCACGCGCAGGCTCAGCTTCCCCATG GGTCGCCTGCTCTACTCTCACGACTACGTTTTCTGGTGCGGCGACTTCAACTACCGCATCAACCTGCCCAACGAGGAGGTGAAGGAGCTGATCAGGCAGCAGAACTGGGACGCGCTGACGGCCGGCGACCAGCTCTTTGACCAGAAGAATGCCGGAACG GTCTTCCGGGGATTCATTGAGGGCAAGCTGGACTTTGCGCCCACGTACAAGTACGACCTTTTCTCCGAGGACTACGACACCAGCGAGAAGTGCCGCACGCCCGCCTGGACCGATCGAATCCTCTGGAAGCGCAGGAAGTGGAACTTTAACAAAACAG CCGAGGAGATGAACGTGGTGGGCGCCACGTCGGCCGAGAACGAGGATGACGCGGATTGCCCCTGGAGCCCCGGGACCCTCAAGTATTACGGCAGGGCCGAGCTCAAGACCTCAGACCACAG GCCGGTGGTGGCCGTCATGGACGTGGACATCCTGGAGGTGGACCCGGAGGCCCGGCACCAGGTCTACAAGGACGTCATCGCGCTGCAAGGACCCCCCGACGGCACGGTCCTGGTCTCCCTGTGCTCGTCGGGACCGGACGACTACTTTGACGACGCGCTCATCGACGAGCTTCTCGACAAGTTTGCCAACTTTGGCGAGGTCATCCTGATCAG ATTTGTTGAGGAGAAGATGTGGGTGACGTTCCTGGAGGGCTACTCTGCTCTGGCCGCTTTGTCCCTCAGCGCGTCCACC GTTCTGGGCAAGGTGTTGGACATCCGCCTGAAGAGTCCCGGCTGGATCAAAAGCCTGGAGGAGGAGATGAGCGCGGAGCGCATCTGCGGCGGCATCCCCGCCTCGGCCAGCTCCACCCTGCTGGCCGAGGACGCCGCCatgggcgacgacgacgactacgACATGGAGGGCGACGTGGACGAGGAGGTGGAGGCCGTCCTTCCGCAGCACCTGCAGCCCGGCGCCGGCTGGTCGCCGCAGCCTTCGCCGGGGGCCAGCCCCTGCGCCTCCCCCACCCACGGAGAGGCGGCgccgcccgtcaggcccggacGCGCCGCTCAACCGGCCCGACCGACTCAAG gcCCCCCTGTCGACTTGCAGCCCGGCGCGCCGCCATCCCAAGGCTTGGAGCCCAAACGCGCGCCGCCACCCCGGCCCAACGCACCCCCGGCGAGACCCATGCCCCCCCAGCGCCCGCCACCCCCCTCAG GTCGAGGCCCGCTAGCTGCGGGAGCCCCCACAGCCGGAGGCACTTCCAGGCCG AATCTTCCCGCTCGAGCAGGCGTGATCAGCGTTCCTCCGCAGGCTCGTCCCTCTCCTCCGCCCCACCCCGGagctccccgccccgcccccgacGTGCACCCGGGGGCCCCTCGACCCAACGCCGACACCCACCCCGGAGCCCCTCGGCCAGTACCTGCTCAAGCGGCTGATCTTTCTCTAG GGCCCGCGCTCCCGACGGCGCCCCCTGTGGCGAGGCCGTCGGTCCCGGCGCCGGCGCAACCGCAACCCGCCGGCCCGGCCCAGCCGCAGCTGCCTCCCCCCATGCTGCCGACAcctgccgccgcccccgcgcaGACGCTGGCCTCCCCGAAGCCGCCGCCCCGTTCCCGCTCGCATCACGCTCTGCCCTCGGATGCCGCCAAGGGCGACTCGGCCACGCAG ACGAACGGACTGAACGGCGTCCGATCCAAGCCCAAGGCCCCGGACGCCCTCGACTTCCCGCCTTGGCAGCAGAGCTCCCGATCCTTGACCCGCGGCTCCTCCCTGAGGACTCCGCCCTCCGTTCCCGCCTCGTCGCCATCCTTCATGTCCGCCGCCCTTCTCCCGCCGCCGCCCGCAATGCCTCGCAGTCGCTCGCAGGAGACCCTGCGCAGCTCCCCGAACCCTTTTTCCGCCGAGCCGCTCCCCGCCCGGCCCTGCAGCACCAACCCGTTTACGGGCCGGCGCGACTGGGCGCCGCCCGTCCCCGCCGCGGTCGCCCAGCAACGGCTGTCTCGGGGCGCGTCCCTGATCACCCCCTCGTCGGTCACGCGGGCCGTCCCGCCGCCCCGCCGCCAGCCCCCGAATTGGGTCACTTTCAACGACGACTTTCCGCTTCCGGCCGCCAAGCCCCCCGGCCCCGCCGCCGTCGCTGAACCGGACTGGTtaaccgaagccgcggcccccTCGGCCCCCCGTGAGTTTAACCTCTTCCCCGAGCCGGACTG
- the synj1 gene encoding synaptojanin-1 isoform X5, with the protein MAFSKGYRIYHKLDPPPYSVIVETRGREECLMFESGAVAVLSAAEKEAIKNTYSKIVDAYGILGVLRLNLGDSMLHSLVVVTGCSSVGKVQESEVFRVTQTDFVSLKNDPGDEERIGEVRKVLNSGHFYFAWSASGVSMDLSLNARRRILEDTTDNRFFWNQSLHLHLKHYGVNCDDWLLRLMCGGVEIRTIYAGHKQAKACIFSRLSSERAGTRFNVRGTNDDGQVANFVETEQAIFLDDRVSSFIQIRGSIPLFWEQPGIQVGSHRVKLSRGFEANAPAFERHFTALKSLYGKQVIINLLGSKEGEHMLSKAFQSHLKASEHAASVKMVNFDYHQNVRGGKADKLHSVLKPQLANFVEECGFFYYSGEMGIARSQGGTIRTNCLDCLDRTNSVQAFFALEMLAKQLEEMGLTEKPQLVARFQEVFRTMWSANGDSVSKIYAGTGALDGKAKLKDGARSVTRTIQNNFFDSSKQEAIDILRLGSTLNSDLADKARALLTTSSLYVTEPVLQSASPRVLLGMCQNHRKYTRPKQIRVCVGTWNVNGGKQFRSIAFRNQTLNDWLLDAPKIAGHPEFQDGKADPVDIFAIGFEEMVELNAGNIVSASTTNQKLWAAELQKNISRDHKYVLLASEQLVGVCLFVFIRPQHAPFIRDVAVDTVKTGMGGATGNKGGVAIRLLFHTTSICFVCSHFAAGQSQVKERNDDYNEITRRLSFPMGRLLYSHDYVFWCGDFNYRINLPNEEVKELIRQQNWDALTAGDQLFDQKNAGTVFRGFIEGKLDFAPTYKYDLFSEDYDTSEKCRTPAWTDRILWKRRKWNFNKTAEEMNVVGATSAENEDDADCPWSPGTLKYYGRAELKTSDHRPVVAVMDVDILEVDPEARHQVYKDVIALQGPPDGTVLVSLCSSGPDDYFDDALIDELLDKFANFGEVILIRFVEEKMWVTFLEGYSALAALSLSASTVLGKVLDIRLKSPGWIKSLEEEMSAERICGGIPASASSTLLAEDAAMGDDDDYDMEGDVDEEVEAVLPQHLQPGAGWSPQPSPGASPCASPTHGEAAPPVRPGRAAQPARPTQGPPVDLQPGAPPSQGLEPKRAPPPRPNAPPARPMPPQRPPPPSGRGPLAAGAPTAGGTSRPNLPARAGVISVPPQARPSPPPHPGAPRPAPDVHPGAPRPNADTHPGAPRPVPAQAADLSLGPALPTAPPVARPSVPAPAQPQPAGPAQPQLPPPMLPTPAAAPAQTLASPKPPPRSRSHHALPSDAAKGDSATQTNGLNGVRSKPKAPDALDFPPWQQSSRSLTRGSSLRTPPSVPASSPSFMSAALLPPPPAMPRSRSQETLRSSPNPFSAEPLPARPCSTNPFTGRRDWAPPVPAAVAQQRLSRGASLITPSSVTRAVPPPRRQPPNWVTFNDDFPLPAAKPPGPAAVAEPDWLTEAAAPSAPREFNLFPEPDWFTPSPAFNAHRAKTLPPAATLLPEPDWLSAIPTLPPPPVPSRSGAAVPKHPDRSGPGCLLFAREPTER; encoded by the exons ATGGCCTTCAGCAAAGGTTATCGCATCTACCACAAGCTGGACCCGCCCCCTTACAGCGTCATCGTGGAGACGCGCGGCCGGGAAGAATGCCTCATGTTTGAATCGGGGGCCGTCGCCGTCCTCT CGGCGGCCGAGAAGGAGGCCATAAAAAACACGTATTCCAAGATTGTGGACGCCTACGGGATCttgggtgtcctccgcctcaaCTTGG GCGACTCCATGCTCCACAGCCTGGTGGTGGTGACGGGCTGCAGCTCGGTGGGCAAAGTGCAGGAGTCGGAGGTGTTCCGCGTGACGCAGACGGACTTTGTGTCCCTGAAGAACGACCCCGGTGATGAGGAGCGCATCGGCGAGGTGCGCAAGGTGCTCAACTCGGGTCACTTCTACTTTGCCTGGTCCGCCTCGGGCGTCAGCATGGACCTCAGCCTCAACGCGCGCCGGCGCATCCTGGAGGACACCACGGACAACCGCTTCTTCTG GAACCAGTCCCTGCACCTGCACCTGAAGCACTACGGCGTCAACTGCGACGACTGGCTGCTGCGGCTGATGTGCGGCGGCGTGGAGATCCGCACCATCTACGCCGGACACAAGCAGGCCAAGGCGTGCATCTTCTCGCGCCTCAGCTCGGAGCGGGCCGGCACGCGCTTCAACGTGCGCGGCACCAACGACGACGGGCAGGTGGCCAACTTTGTGGAGACGGAGCAG GCCATCTTCCTGGATGACAGAGTGTCGTCTTTCATCCAGATCCGCGGCTCCATCCCGCTGTTTTGGGAGCAGCCGGGCATCCAG GTCGGCTCGCACCGCGTCAAACTCTCCCGAGGATTTGAAGCCAACGCGCCGGCCTTCGAAAG ACACTTCACTGCCCTGAAGAGCTTGTACGGCAAACAAGTGATCATCAATCTGCTCGGCAGTAAGGAAGGAGAACACATGCTCAGCAAAGCCTTTCAA AGTCACTTGAAAGCGTCGGAGCACGCCGCGTCCGTCAAGATGGTCAACTTTGACTACCACCAGAACGTGCGCGGCGGAAAGGCGGACAAGCTGCACAGCGTGCTCAAGCCGCAGCTGGCCAACTTTGTGGAGGAGTGCGGCTTCTTCTACTACTCGGGAGAGATGGGCATCgccag GAGTCAGGGCGGCACCATCAGGACAAACTGCCTGGACTGTTTGGACAGAACTAACAGCGTCCAAGCCTTCTTTGCCCTGGAG ATGCTGGCCAAGCAGCTGGAGGAAATGGGCCTGACGGAGAAACCTCAGCTGGTGGCCCGCTTCCAGGAGGTGTTCAGGACCATGTGGTCGGCCAACGGCGACTCGGTCAGCAAGATCTACGCGGGCACCGGCGCCCTGGACGGCAAGGCCAAG CTGAAAGACGGCGCTCGCTCGGTGACCAGGACCATCCAGAACAACTTCTTCGACAGCTCCAAGCAGGAGGCCATCGACATCCTGCGCCTGGGCTCCACGCTCAACAGCGACCTGGCCGACAAAGCGCGGGCCTTGCTCACCACCTCCAGCCTCTACG TCACTGAGCCCGTCTTGCAGTCAG CCTCCCCCAGGGTGCTGCTGGGCATGTGCCAGAACCACCGCAAGTACACGCGGCCCAAGCAGATCCGAGTGTGCGTGGGCACGTGGAACGTCAACGGCGGCAAGCAGTTCCGCAGCATCGCCTTCCGCAACCAGACGCTCAACGACTGGCTGCTGGACGCCCCCAAGATCGCCGGGCACCCCGAGTTCCAag ACGGCAAAGCCGACCCCGTTGATATTTTTGCCATCGGCTTTGAGGAAATGGTGGAGCTGAACGCCGGAAACATCGTCAGCGCCAG CACCACCAACCAGAAGCTGTGGGCCGCCGAGCTGCAGAAGAACATCTCGCGGGACCACAAGTACGTGCTGCTGGCGTCAGAGCAGCTGGTGGGCGTGTGCTTGTTCGTCTTCATCCGCCCGCAGCACGCGCCCTTCATTAG GGACGTGGCGGTGGACACGGTGAAAACGGGCATGGGCGGCGCCACGGGCAACAAAGGGGGCGTGGCCATCCGCCTGCTCTTCCACACCACCAGCATCTGCTTCGTGTGCTCGCATTTCGCCGCGGGACAGTCGCAGGTCAAGGAGAGGAACGACGACTACAACGAGATCACGCGCAGGCTCAGCTTCCCCATG GGTCGCCTGCTCTACTCTCACGACTACGTTTTCTGGTGCGGCGACTTCAACTACCGCATCAACCTGCCCAACGAGGAGGTGAAGGAGCTGATCAGGCAGCAGAACTGGGACGCGCTGACGGCCGGCGACCAGCTCTTTGACCAGAAGAATGCCGGAACG GTCTTCCGGGGATTCATTGAGGGCAAGCTGGACTTTGCGCCCACGTACAAGTACGACCTTTTCTCCGAGGACTACGACACCAGCGAGAAGTGCCGCACGCCCGCCTGGACCGATCGAATCCTCTGGAAGCGCAGGAAGTGGAACTTTAACAAAACAG CCGAGGAGATGAACGTGGTGGGCGCCACGTCGGCCGAGAACGAGGATGACGCGGATTGCCCCTGGAGCCCCGGGACCCTCAAGTATTACGGCAGGGCCGAGCTCAAGACCTCAGACCACAG GCCGGTGGTGGCCGTCATGGACGTGGACATCCTGGAGGTGGACCCGGAGGCCCGGCACCAGGTCTACAAGGACGTCATCGCGCTGCAAGGACCCCCCGACGGCACGGTCCTGGTCTCCCTGTGCTCGTCGGGACCGGACGACTACTTTGACGACGCGCTCATCGACGAGCTTCTCGACAAGTTTGCCAACTTTGGCGAGGTCATCCTGATCAG ATTTGTTGAGGAGAAGATGTGGGTGACGTTCCTGGAGGGCTACTCTGCTCTGGCCGCTTTGTCCCTCAGCGCGTCCACC GTTCTGGGCAAGGTGTTGGACATCCGCCTGAAGAGTCCCGGCTGGATCAAAAGCCTGGAGGAGGAGATGAGCGCGGAGCGCATCTGCGGCGGCATCCCCGCCTCGGCCAGCTCCACCCTGCTGGCCGAGGACGCCGCCatgggcgacgacgacgactacgACATGGAGGGCGACGTGGACGAGGAGGTGGAGGCCGTCCTTCCGCAGCACCTGCAGCCCGGCGCCGGCTGGTCGCCGCAGCCTTCGCCGGGGGCCAGCCCCTGCGCCTCCCCCACCCACGGAGAGGCGGCgccgcccgtcaggcccggacGCGCCGCTCAACCGGCCCGACCGACTCAAG gcCCCCCTGTCGACTTGCAGCCCGGCGCGCCGCCATCCCAAGGCTTGGAGCCCAAACGCGCGCCGCCACCCCGGCCCAACGCACCCCCGGCGAGACCCATGCCCCCCCAGCGCCCGCCACCCCCCTCAG GTCGAGGCCCGCTAGCTGCGGGAGCCCCCACAGCCGGAGGCACTTCCAGGCCG AATCTTCCCGCTCGAGCAGGCGTGATCAGCGTTCCTCCGCAGGCTCGTCCCTCTCCTCCGCCCCACCCCGGagctccccgccccgcccccgacGTGCACCCGGGGGCCCCTCGACCCAACGCCGACACCCACCCCGGAGCCCCTCGGCCAGTACCTGCTCAAGCGGCTGATCTTTCTCTAG GGCCCGCGCTCCCGACGGCGCCCCCTGTGGCGAGGCCGTCGGTCCCGGCGCCGGCGCAACCGCAACCCGCCGGCCCGGCCCAGCCGCAGCTGCCTCCCCCCATGCTGCCGACAcctgccgccgcccccgcgcaGACGCTGGCCTCCCCGAAGCCGCCGCCCCGTTCCCGCTCGCATCACGCTCTGCCCTCGGATGCCGCCAAGGGCGACTCGGCCACGCAG ACGAACGGACTGAACGGCGTCCGATCCAAGCCCAAGGCCCCGGACGCCCTCGACTTCCCGCCTTGGCAGCAGAGCTCCCGATCCTTGACCCGCGGCTCCTCCCTGAGGACTCCGCCCTCCGTTCCCGCCTCGTCGCCATCCTTCATGTCCGCCGCCCTTCTCCCGCCGCCGCCCGCAATGCCTCGCAGTCGCTCGCAGGAGACCCTGCGCAGCTCCCCGAACCCTTTTTCCGCCGAGCCGCTCCCCGCCCGGCCCTGCAGCACCAACCCGTTTACGGGCCGGCGCGACTGGGCGCCGCCCGTCCCCGCCGCGGTCGCCCAGCAACGGCTGTCTCGGGGCGCGTCCCTGATCACCCCCTCGTCGGTCACGCGGGCCGTCCCGCCGCCCCGCCGCCAGCCCCCGAATTGGGTCACTTTCAACGACGACTTTCCGCTTCCGGCCGCCAAGCCCCCCGGCCCCGCCGCCGTCGCTGAACCGGACTGGTtaaccgaagccgcggcccccTCGGCCCCCCGTGAGTTTAACCTCTTCCCCGAGCCGGACTG